One segment of Chionomys nivalis chromosome 1, mChiNiv1.1, whole genome shotgun sequence DNA contains the following:
- the LOC130885634 gene encoding C-type lectin domain family 2 member E-like has protein sequence MPAIEAEETPMNILKTETSTPDHQREGDMGKKQQGKCLRKSPTQPRVKLYCCYAVIMALTVAVIALSFALSGFRSSSGEKCSGPIKDKNVEVKKENAVTSTPAPCFATCPNDWIAYGSKCIYFSDVERNWTLSQNYCMAHEAQLAGFETLEELNFLKTYAWKFQYWIGLHRESLQHPWKWTNNTEYNNLEPVLGDDNWAVLSTDEISSNKSFVEKYCICSKPNSYTY, from the exons ATGCCTGCTATAGAGGCTGAAGAGACTCCCATGAACATACTAAAAACAGAAACATCTACCCCAGACCACCAACGAGAGGGAGACATGG GTAAAAAACAGCAAGGAAAATGTCTCAGAAAGAGCCCCACCCAGCCTCGTGTTAAGCTTTACTGCTGCTATGCAGTGATCATGGCCCTCACTGTAGCTGTGATTGcactttcttttgctttgtcAG GATTTAGAAGCTCTTCAGGAGAAAAGTGTTCTGGTCCTATAAAGGATAAAAATGTTGAAG TGAAAAAGGAAAATGCAGTCACTTCAACTCCTGCACCATGCTTTGCCACTTGTCCAAATGACTGGATTGCATATGGaagcaaatgtatttatttttctgacgTTGAGAGAAATTGGACATTAAGCCAGAACTACTGCATGGCACATGAGGCCCAACTAGCTGGATTTGAAACTCTGGAGGAGTTG AATTTCCTGAAGACATATGCGTGGAAATTTCAGTACTGGATTGGCTTGCACAGAGAATCATTACAACACCCTTGGAAGTGGACAAACAACACTGAATATAATAACTT ggAACCTGTCCTAGGAGATGACAACTGGGCCGTACTGTCTACAGATGAGATCTCCAGTAACAAGAGCTTCGTAGAAAAATACTGTATTTGTAGCAAACCCAACAGCTATACATATTAG